From the genome of Nicotiana sylvestris chromosome 2, ASM39365v2, whole genome shotgun sequence, one region includes:
- the LOC138885909 gene encoding uncharacterized protein, with protein MKYIFKIKKGDSELLREFVDRFQRERMTLPRVPDNWAAIAFTSNLNDKISEATRRLKENLRKFPAITWNDVYNRYSTKLRIREDTVLRFQKEEKVSSRRAKTEKRSGKNRYEPYMGPAGKDSRSNQDNQRYDHRLRNRESGSSSRFRNDRNNYESRDDDKNLKARFGGYNFNVSTSELVAVFRSMGDKVRWPKEMRSNPNKRNPDHWCEFHNDHMHKTANCKFLQSEVDHLLKQGYLIELFSEKGKQAYMKNKQEPPKPPSPKRTVNVISGGEDINGISYTTTNKISKVTITQKKRVRHILEEDNITFNDADADVVLTLHNDALVISLIVYDANVKRVLIDPGSSMNIILLRVLSEMKAEDKVIPKAHTLSVFDNSSVVTKGKVTLTTFAEGVDKDTKFQVINMEIAYKMILGRP; from the coding sequence ATGAAAtatattttcaagatcaagaaaGGGGACTCGgaattgcttagagaattcgtagacaggttccaacgtgaaagaatgaccttacctcgtgtacctgataattgggcagctatagctttcacaagcaaCTTGAATGATAAAATctcggaagctacgaggagactcaaggaaaaCCTTCGTAAATTCCCAGCTataacgtggaatgatgtttataacaggtatagcacgaagctgaggATCAGAGAAGATACTGTTCTAcgatttcaaaaagaagaaaaggtaagttcgagacgtGCGAAGACCGAAAAAAGAtctggtaaaaataggtacgagccgtatatgggacctgcgggaaaagactcacggtcaaatcAGGACAATCAAAGGTATGATCACAGATTAAGgaatagagaatcaggttcttcatcaagatttaggaacgatcgaaacaactatgagtcacgagatgatgataaaaacttaaaagcaagattcggtgGTTATAATTTTAACGTCAGCACCTctgagctcgtagctgtttttagaagcatgggtgataaggttcgatggccaaaagaaatgagatcgaatccaaacaagcgcaaccctgatcattggtgcgagtttcataatgatcacATGCATAAAACAGCAAACTGcaaatttttacaaagtgaagttgatcatttattgaaacaaggatatcttattgagttgttcagtgagaaaggtaagcaagcttacatgaagaacaagcaggaacctccaaaaccaccttcccCTAAAAGAACTGTCaatgttataagtgggggtgaagacattaatggtatatcatatactacaactaacaaaatttccaaagttACAATTACCCAAAAGAAACGGGTGCGGCATATCttagaggaagacaacattacattcaatgatgcagatgcagatgtCGTATTAACCcttcataacgatgcactggtaatatctctaaTTGTATATGATGCTAATGTAAAACGAgtcttgattgatccaggtagttccatgAACATTATTTTACTAAGAGTATTAAGTGAGATGAAAGCTGAAGATAaagtaataccaaaggcgcatactctatctgtaTTTGATAATTCTAGTGTTGTGACGAAAGGAAAagtaacactcaccacattcgctgaaggagtcgacaaagatacaaagttccaggtaaTAAATATGGAGATAGCTTACAAAatgatccttgggagaccatga